AAGGACATTCAATAGGAAACCACACCATGAACCATGCAAATGGCTGGAAAAGCAAAACAAATGATTATATTGAAAATGTAAAAAATTGTGCCGCAGTATTAGCAGGTAAGAAACTCAGCAGTTTATTATTTCGACCGCCTTATGGAAAAATCAAAAAAACACAATCTAAAATATTAAGAAACCTGGGCTATAAAATAGTGATGTGGGATGTCTTAAGTGCTGATTTTGATCAGAGCATTACCCCACAAAAGTGTTTAGAAAATGTAACTAAAAATGTAAAATCAGGAAGTGTAATTGTTTTTCATGACAGTGTAAAAGCATCGCAGAATTTAAAATTTGCGCTGCCCAAGACTTTGAGCTTTCTGAAAGAAAATGGATTTGTATTTGATGTAGTCAGCTAAACTTTCTGATGATAAATCTATGAACCGAACTGATCCTGAACAATTCCAATAATGGTATTAGCATCCAATTCTCCTGACTGTCTCCAGATCATCTGTCCTTCTTTATAAATCATTAAAGTAGGAAGACCTTTAATACGTAAAGCTTCTGCCAGTTCCTGATTTTTATCTACATCAATCTTGATTACCTTAGCCTTATCACCAAGTGCAGCTGCAACATCCTTTATAACAGGATGCATAGAAACCGATGATTCATTCCAGTCTGTATAGAAATCGATCAACACAGGAACCTGTGCATTTATTAGTTCTCCAAATTTTGACATAAAACCAAAAATTTAAATTTTTTAAATCTACTAAAGAGATTACCATTATACAAATGTAGCATTTTTACCGAATTAAGCCACATTGTTACCTTTTTTTAGTTCAATTACCGTGATTTCAGGCATAATTCCGACCCTTCCAGGATAGGCATGAAAGCCAAATCCCCTGTTGACATAAATATACCTGCCTAAACTCTCATATAGTCCTGCCCATTGCTTATAAATATACTGCGCTAAACTCCATTTAAAATAACCCGGAATCTCAATACCAAACTGCATTCCATGAGTATGTCCTGACAATGTTAAATGAAAATTCTTAGGGTGGTCTTTTATTTCTGCATCCCAATGACTTGGATCATGACTCATTAAAATTTTAAAATCATGCTGATCAACATGCTGAGATGCTTTATTCAAATCTCCTGCTTTCTTAAAATTCACTCCCCAGTTCTCTACTCCAATTAAAGCTATTTTATCTTTTCCCTTTTGAATATAAGTGTGCTCGTTGAGCATC
The Flavobacterium flavigenum genome window above contains:
- a CDS encoding polysaccharide deacetylase family protein, whose amino-acid sequence is MSFYWVKTNSFIKRVFSKYCWDIPNTEKKIYLTFDDGPTPEVTDWVLSELKKFDAKATFFCIGKNINAHTSLFEKLIAEGHSIGNHTMNHANGWKSKTNDYIENVKNCAAVLAGKKLSSLLFRPPYGKIKKTQSKILRNLGYKIVMWDVLSADFDQSITPQKCLENVTKNVKSGSVIVFHDSVKASQNLKFALPKTLSFLKENGFVFDVVS
- a CDS encoding thioredoxin family protein yields the protein MSKFGELINAQVPVLIDFYTDWNESSVSMHPVIKDVAAALGDKAKVIKIDVDKNQELAEALRIKGLPTLMIYKEGQMIWRQSGELDANTIIGIVQDQFGS